A single Xiphias gladius isolate SHS-SW01 ecotype Sanya breed wild chromosome 18, ASM1685928v1, whole genome shotgun sequence DNA region contains:
- the LOC120804495 gene encoding nuclear pore complex protein NUP98A-like isoform X2, translating into MKKEHGHEKAEVAELFPEHEEKLKLFCVTDQQLACIICRDGEKHEGHKFKPIKEAAASVRKELEMGMENFSDDICATESLANTQREEIRKTKEKSQQHHQSGIFSAFATTGAFGQTKTLSSFDFSKGFGQTTTSPSFDFSKGFGQTKTQPSFDFSKGFGQTTTSPSFDFSKGFGQTKTPPSFDFSKGFGQTKTPPSFDFSKGFGQTKTQPSFDFSKGFGQTTTSPSFDFSKGFGQTKTPPSFDFSKGFGKTTTPPSFDFSKGFGQTKNPPSFDFSKGFGQTKTPPSFDFSKGFGQTKTPPSFDFSKGFGQTKTPPSYDFSKGFGKTTTPPSFDFSKGFGQTKTPPSFDFSKGFGKTTTPPSFDFSKGFGQTTTPPSFDFSKGFGQTKTPHSFDFTKGFGRTKTPPSFDFSKGFGQTKTPPSFDLSKGFGQLKNPPAFGSTR; encoded by the exons atgaagaaagagcATGGACATGAGAAAGCAGAG GTGGCTGAGTTGTTCCCTgaacatgaagaaaaactgaaattgttcTGCGTCACAGATCAGCAGTTAGCTTGCATCATATGCCGAGATGGAGAGAAGCATGAAGGACACAAGTTTAAACCTATCAAAGAAGCAGCTGCATCTGTGAGGAAGGAGTTGGAGATGGGTATGGAGAACTTTTCTGATGATATCTGTGCTACAGAGAGCCTAGCCAATACACAGAGGgaagaaatcagaaaaaccAAAGAGAAGTCTCAGCAGCACCATCAATCAGGTATCTTCTCTGCTTTTGCCACTACTGGAGCATTTGGCCAAACCAAGACCTTATCT TCATTTGACTTCTCCAAAGGATTTGGTCAAACCACAACCTCCCCTTCATTTGACTTCTCCAAAGGATTTGGCCAAACCAAGACCCAACCATCATTTGACTTCTCCAAAGGATTTGGTCAAACCACAACCTCCCCTTCATTTGACTTCTCCAAAGGATTTGGCCAAACCAAGACCCCACCTTCATTTGACTTCTCTAAAGGATTTGGCCAAACCAAGACCCCGCCTTCATTTGACTTCTCCAAAGGATTTGGCCAAACCAAGACCCAACCATCATTTGACTTCTCCAAAGGATTTGGTCAAACCACAACCTCCCCTTCATTTGACTTCTCCAAAGGATTTGGCCAAACCAAGACCCCACCTTCTTTTGACTTTTCCAAAGGATTTGGGAAAACGACAACCCCACCTTCATTTGACTTCTCCAAAGGATTTGGCCAAACCAAGAACCCACCATCATTTGACTTCTCCAAAGGATTTGGCCAAACCAAGACCCCACCATCATTTGACTTCTCCAAAGGATTTGGCCAAACCAAGACCCCACCATCATTTGACTTCTCCAAAGGATTTGGTCAAACCAAGACCCCACCTTCATATGACTTCTCCAAAGGATTTGGGAAAACGACAACCCCACCTTCATTTGACTTCTCCAAAGGATTTGGCCAAACCAAGACCCCACCTTCTTTTGACTTTTCCAAAGGATTTGGGAAAACGACAACCCCACCTTCATTTGACTTCTCCAAAGGATTTGGTCAAACCACCACCCCCCCTTCATTTGACTTCTCCAAAGGATTTGGCCAAACCAAGACCCCACATTCATTTGACTTTACCAAAGGATTTGGCCGAACCAAGACCCCACCGTCATTTGACTTCTCCAAAGGATTTGGCCAAACCAAGACCCCACCTTCATTTGACTTATCCAAAGGATTTGGCCAACTCAAGAACCCACCTGCATTTGGCTCTACCAGATGA
- the LOC120804495 gene encoding nuclear pore complex protein NUP98A-like isoform X1 has translation MKKEHGHEKAEVAELFPEHEEKLKLFCVTDQQLACIICRDGEKHEGHKFKPIKEAAASVRKELEMGMENFSDDICATESLANTQREEIRKTKEKSQQHHQSGIFSAFATTGAFGQTKTLSSFDFSKGFGQTKTQPSFDFSKGFGQTTTSPSFDFSKGFGQTKTQPSFDFSKGFGQTTTSPSFDFSKGFGQTKTPPSFDFSKGFGQTKTPPSFDFSKGFGQTKTQPSFDFSKGFGQTTTSPSFDFSKGFGQTKTPPSFDFSKGFGKTTTPPSFDFSKGFGQTKNPPSFDFSKGFGQTKTPPSFDFSKGFGQTKTPPSFDFSKGFGQTKTPPSYDFSKGFGKTTTPPSFDFSKGFGQTKTPPSFDFSKGFGKTTTPPSFDFSKGFGQTTTPPSFDFSKGFGQTKTPHSFDFTKGFGRTKTPPSFDFSKGFGQTKTPPSFDLSKGFGQLKNPPAFGSTR, from the exons atgaagaaagagcATGGACATGAGAAAGCAGAG GTGGCTGAGTTGTTCCCTgaacatgaagaaaaactgaaattgttcTGCGTCACAGATCAGCAGTTAGCTTGCATCATATGCCGAGATGGAGAGAAGCATGAAGGACACAAGTTTAAACCTATCAAAGAAGCAGCTGCATCTGTGAGGAAGGAGTTGGAGATGGGTATGGAGAACTTTTCTGATGATATCTGTGCTACAGAGAGCCTAGCCAATACACAGAGGgaagaaatcagaaaaaccAAAGAGAAGTCTCAGCAGCACCATCAATCAGGTATCTTCTCTGCTTTTGCCACTACTGGAGCATTTGGCCAAACCAAGACCTTATCTTCATTTGACTTTTCCAAAGGATTTGGCCAAACCAAGACCCAACCATCATTTGACTTCTCCAAAGGATTTGGTCAAACCACAACCTCCCCTTCATTTGACTTCTCCAAAGGATTTGGCCAAACCAAGACCCAACCATCATTTGACTTCTCCAAAGGATTTGGTCAAACCACAACCTCCCCTTCATTTGACTTCTCCAAAGGATTTGGCCAAACCAAGACCCCACCTTCATTTGACTTCTCTAAAGGATTTGGCCAAACCAAGACCCCGCCTTCATTTGACTTCTCCAAAGGATTTGGCCAAACCAAGACCCAACCATCATTTGACTTCTCCAAAGGATTTGGTCAAACCACAACCTCCCCTTCATTTGACTTCTCCAAAGGATTTGGCCAAACCAAGACCCCACCTTCTTTTGACTTTTCCAAAGGATTTGGGAAAACGACAACCCCACCTTCATTTGACTTCTCCAAAGGATTTGGCCAAACCAAGAACCCACCATCATTTGACTTCTCCAAAGGATTTGGCCAAACCAAGACCCCACCATCATTTGACTTCTCCAAAGGATTTGGCCAAACCAAGACCCCACCATCATTTGACTTCTCCAAAGGATTTGGTCAAACCAAGACCCCACCTTCATATGACTTCTCCAAAGGATTTGGGAAAACGACAACCCCACCTTCATTTGACTTCTCCAAAGGATTTGGCCAAACCAAGACCCCACCTTCTTTTGACTTTTCCAAAGGATTTGGGAAAACGACAACCCCACCTTCATTTGACTTCTCCAAAGGATTTGGTCAAACCACCACCCCCCCTTCATTTGACTTCTCCAAAGGATTTGGCCAAACCAAGACCCCACATTCATTTGACTTTACCAAAGGATTTGGCCGAACCAAGACCCCACCGTCATTTGACTTCTCCAAAGGATTTGGCCAAACCAAGACCCCACCTTCATTTGACTTATCCAAAGGATTTGGCCAACTCAAGAACCCACCTGCATTTGGCTCTACCAGATGA
- the LOC120804495 gene encoding nuclear pore complex protein NUP98A-like isoform X3: MGMENFSDDICATESLANTQREEIRKTKEKSQQHHQSGIFSAFATTGAFGQTKTLSSFDFSKGFGQTKTQPSFDFSKGFGQTTTSPSFDFSKGFGQTKTQPSFDFSKGFGQTTTSPSFDFSKGFGQTKTPPSFDFSKGFGQTKTPPSFDFSKGFGQTKTQPSFDFSKGFGQTTTSPSFDFSKGFGQTKTPPSFDFSKGFGKTTTPPSFDFSKGFGQTKNPPSFDFSKGFGQTKTPPSFDFSKGFGQTKTPPSFDFSKGFGQTKTPPSYDFSKGFGKTTTPPSFDFSKGFGQTKTPPSFDFSKGFGKTTTPPSFDFSKGFGQTTTPPSFDFSKGFGQTKTPHSFDFTKGFGRTKTPPSFDFSKGFGQTKTPPSFDLSKGFGQLKNPPAFGSTR, from the coding sequence ATGGGTATGGAGAACTTTTCTGATGATATCTGTGCTACAGAGAGCCTAGCCAATACACAGAGGgaagaaatcagaaaaaccAAAGAGAAGTCTCAGCAGCACCATCAATCAGGTATCTTCTCTGCTTTTGCCACTACTGGAGCATTTGGCCAAACCAAGACCTTATCTTCATTTGACTTTTCCAAAGGATTTGGCCAAACCAAGACCCAACCATCATTTGACTTCTCCAAAGGATTTGGTCAAACCACAACCTCCCCTTCATTTGACTTCTCCAAAGGATTTGGCCAAACCAAGACCCAACCATCATTTGACTTCTCCAAAGGATTTGGTCAAACCACAACCTCCCCTTCATTTGACTTCTCCAAAGGATTTGGCCAAACCAAGACCCCACCTTCATTTGACTTCTCTAAAGGATTTGGCCAAACCAAGACCCCGCCTTCATTTGACTTCTCCAAAGGATTTGGCCAAACCAAGACCCAACCATCATTTGACTTCTCCAAAGGATTTGGTCAAACCACAACCTCCCCTTCATTTGACTTCTCCAAAGGATTTGGCCAAACCAAGACCCCACCTTCTTTTGACTTTTCCAAAGGATTTGGGAAAACGACAACCCCACCTTCATTTGACTTCTCCAAAGGATTTGGCCAAACCAAGAACCCACCATCATTTGACTTCTCCAAAGGATTTGGCCAAACCAAGACCCCACCATCATTTGACTTCTCCAAAGGATTTGGCCAAACCAAGACCCCACCATCATTTGACTTCTCCAAAGGATTTGGTCAAACCAAGACCCCACCTTCATATGACTTCTCCAAAGGATTTGGGAAAACGACAACCCCACCTTCATTTGACTTCTCCAAAGGATTTGGCCAAACCAAGACCCCACCTTCTTTTGACTTTTCCAAAGGATTTGGGAAAACGACAACCCCACCTTCATTTGACTTCTCCAAAGGATTTGGTCAAACCACCACCCCCCCTTCATTTGACTTCTCCAAAGGATTTGGCCAAACCAAGACCCCACATTCATTTGACTTTACCAAAGGATTTGGCCGAACCAAGACCCCACCGTCATTTGACTTCTCCAAAGGATTTGGCCAAACCAAGACCCCACCTTCATTTGACTTATCCAAAGGATTTGGCCAACTCAAGAACCCACCTGCATTTGGCTCTACCAGATGA